The Acetivibrio saccincola genome window below encodes:
- a CDS encoding LTA synthase family protein — MLFIFFITSRIWASFFFGGAPFLILHFINRFKIRLRHEPFVPADIYLGNESTKVINLSQLPFNAKLYGLIAVFILFSLFLLLCVKSKPMKLLQRGIGILLTVVLSFTLYNTIYSNTSLYNKFKIYGSQYSQIDVVNSRGFIYSFLIKTHTFDLPVPEGYSPSECENILSKYNNIKEDENVKLPHIIAVMSEAFWDIDKVEQIEFNKGYDPLENFNKITSQSYYGKIVTTIFAGGTSDSEFSFLTGHSKTTLSDFANPYINLIRKDTYALPWILKSKGYKTTGFHPGFPWFYNRYNVYDYFGFDNIFFIDDMDIDRENTYYVSDMDAFKFLLDDFSSHLNNHPDTPYFNFTVTIQNHGPYANYDLGNPEIIKKESIDSEYYHLVNNYTNGLMSCDKALGYLVGQLEKINEPVVLLYFSDHLPLLGENFSGYKAMNYNIGTSGDLEAYLNTYETPYFIWSNSPAKDLLKDQGKTPFVGEAPYISVHYLVLELFDYIGLNDIDYFQYLRELREEFQVMTNRFYKTKDGAYTEDLNLEQMEKINEYKLLQYYMLFDKNVESFR; from the coding sequence ATGCTGTTTATCTTTTTCATAACTTCAAGAATTTGGGCATCGTTTTTCTTTGGAGGAGCACCCTTTTTAATTCTTCATTTTATAAACAGGTTTAAAATACGCCTCCGCCACGAACCCTTTGTACCGGCTGATATATACCTTGGAAACGAATCTACAAAGGTTATTAATTTGTCTCAGCTTCCATTTAACGCTAAGCTATATGGGTTGATAGCAGTATTTATTCTTTTTTCACTGTTTTTACTTTTATGTGTAAAATCCAAGCCTATGAAATTACTTCAAAGAGGCATAGGAATTTTACTTACAGTAGTGCTGTCCTTTACCTTATATAATACAATTTACAGCAATACATCACTTTATAATAAGTTTAAAATATACGGCTCCCAGTATTCTCAAATAGATGTTGTAAATTCAAGGGGCTTTATCTACTCCTTTTTAATTAAAACCCATACCTTTGATTTGCCCGTGCCTGAGGGATACTCTCCTTCAGAGTGTGAAAATATACTTTCTAAATACAATAATATAAAAGAAGATGAAAATGTTAAACTTCCTCACATCATTGCTGTAATGAGTGAAGCTTTCTGGGATATAGATAAAGTGGAGCAAATTGAATTTAATAAAGGGTATGACCCTTTGGAAAATTTTAATAAAATTACTTCCCAATCTTATTACGGCAAAATTGTTACAACTATTTTTGCCGGAGGTACTTCAGATAGTGAATTTTCTTTCCTTACAGGACATTCAAAAACCACATTAAGTGATTTTGCAAACCCATATATTAATTTAATAAGGAAAGACACTTATGCACTTCCATGGATACTAAAATCAAAAGGCTATAAGACAACAGGGTTTCATCCAGGTTTTCCATGGTTTTACAACAGGTATAATGTATATGATTATTTTGGATTTGATAATATATTTTTTATAGATGATATGGATATTGACAGGGAAAACACTTATTATGTTTCCGATATGGACGCATTTAAGTTTCTTTTGGATGATTTTAGTAGTCACTTAAATAACCATCCAGACACCCCCTATTTTAATTTTACTGTAACCATCCAAAATCACGGACCTTATGCAAATTACGATTTAGGTAATCCTGAAATTATAAAAAAAGAAAGTATAGACAGTGAGTACTACCATTTGGTTAACAACTACACCAACGGGCTTATGAGCTGCGACAAGGCTTTAGGCTATTTAGTAGGGCAGCTGGAGAAAATAAATGAACCTGTTGTTTTGCTGTATTTTTCAGATCACCTTCCACTGCTGGGTGAAAATTTTTCCGGCTATAAAGCCATGAACTATAACATCGGAACCTCAGGTGATTTAGAAGCATATTTAAACACATACGAAACACCTTATTTTATCTGGAGCAACAGTCCTGCAAAAGACCTGTTAAAAGATCAAGGAAAAACCCCCTTTGTGGGAGAAGCACCATATATAAGTGTTCACTATCTGGTATTAGAGCTTTTTGACTATATTGGTTTAAATGACATCGATTATTTTCAATACTTAAGGGAGCTTAGGGAAGAATTTCAGGTTATGACTAACAGATTTTACAAAACCAAGGATGGTGCGTATACAGAAGATTTGAATTTGGAACAGATGGAAAAAATAAATGAATATAAATTACTGCAGTATTATATGCTTTTTGATAAAAATGTTGAATCTTTCCGCTAA
- the pyk gene encoding pyruvate kinase, with translation MRKTKIICTLGPAVDSEEMLRQLMLKGMDVARLNFSHGSHEEHKARVERFKKVRDSLDLPVALLMDTKGPEIRLGKFKDKEVKLEKGDKFVLLSEDKLGDEKEASVSYKDLYKDVEKGSSILINDGLVELVVEKIKDKKIYCRVVNGGIIGDNKGINVPGVDLHLPPLTEKDIEDIKFAVENEFDFIAVSFVRKASDVIEIKKVLEENKGQEIKVIAKIENREAIENADEIVEVSDGIMIARGDLGVEIPVEEVPIVQKMLIEKCYKNGKPVITATQMLDSMIRNPRPTRAEASDIANAIYDGTSVIMLSGETAVGKYPVETLETMSKIAQKAEMSIDYWERFSKMQYDTSPSVTNALSHAACTTAQDLKASAIITVTQSGRTARMISRFRPQCPIIATTVSQRVRRQLSLSWGVYPYLVPEASCTDDMFDTGVEKALESKFVDNGDLVVITAGVPIGVSGTTNMLKVHVVGKVLVRGTGIGKKPVTGEVCVVKTIEEAKEMFVDGQVLVLPYTNDDVIEVIRKASALVVEEGGLASHTVTVGKALGIPVIIGTYNATKILKNGSVVTVDPNRGIVYYGSN, from the coding sequence ATGAGAAAGACAAAAATAATTTGCACATTAGGTCCCGCTGTAGATAGTGAAGAAATGTTAAGACAACTTATGTTAAAGGGAATGGATGTAGCCAGGTTAAACTTTTCACACGGAAGCCATGAAGAGCATAAAGCCAGAGTTGAAAGGTTTAAAAAAGTAAGGGATTCTTTAGACCTTCCTGTTGCTTTACTTATGGATACAAAGGGACCGGAAATTAGGCTTGGCAAGTTTAAAGACAAAGAAGTGAAATTGGAAAAAGGGGATAAATTTGTACTTTTAAGTGAAGATAAATTAGGAGATGAAAAAGAAGCATCTGTATCGTACAAAGACTTGTACAAAGATGTAGAAAAAGGCAGCAGCATTTTAATTAATGACGGGCTTGTTGAACTTGTAGTTGAAAAGATAAAGGACAAAAAAATATATTGCAGGGTGGTAAACGGGGGCATTATAGGGGATAATAAAGGTATAAATGTTCCGGGTGTAGACCTGCACCTCCCGCCTCTTACTGAAAAGGATATTGAAGATATTAAATTTGCTGTAGAGAATGAATTTGACTTTATAGCAGTATCTTTTGTAAGAAAGGCTTCTGATGTCATAGAAATTAAGAAGGTTCTTGAGGAAAATAAAGGTCAGGAAATAAAAGTAATTGCAAAAATTGAAAACAGGGAAGCAATTGAAAATGCAGATGAAATAGTAGAAGTTTCAGACGGGATTATGATAGCACGCGGTGATTTGGGTGTTGAGATACCCGTCGAAGAAGTGCCTATAGTGCAAAAAATGCTCATAGAAAAATGCTACAAGAATGGAAAACCTGTTATTACCGCAACCCAAATGCTGGATTCAATGATTAGAAATCCACGTCCTACAAGGGCAGAAGCCAGTGACATTGCAAATGCCATTTATGATGGTACAAGTGTAATTATGCTGTCAGGAGAGACTGCTGTTGGAAAATATCCTGTTGAAACCCTTGAAACCATGTCAAAAATAGCACAAAAAGCAGAAATGTCCATTGACTATTGGGAAAGGTTTTCCAAAATGCAGTATGATACCAGCCCAAGTGTTACAAATGCTCTAAGCCATGCGGCTTGTACAACTGCCCAGGATTTAAAGGCTTCTGCAATTATCACGGTTACCCAGTCAGGGCGTACTGCCAGGATGATTTCTAGATTCAGGCCCCAATGCCCGATAATTGCAACTACAGTATCCCAAAGGGTAAGAAGGCAGCTTTCCCTCTCATGGGGTGTGTACCCATATTTAGTTCCTGAGGCGTCCTGCACTGATGACATGTTTGATACAGGTGTGGAAAAAGCTTTAGAATCAAAATTTGTTGATAACGGGGATCTTGTTGTTATAACTGCAGGAGTACCAATTGGAGTAAGTGGTACAACAAATATGTTGAAAGTACATGTTGTAGGAAAGGTATTAGTTAGAGGAACAGGTATAGGTAAAAAGCCTGTTACAGGAGAAGTTTGTGTTGTAAAGACAATTGAAGAAGCAAAGGAGATGTTTGTTGACGGGCAAGTGCTTGTTCTGCCTTATACCAATGATGATGTGATAGAGGTAATCAGAAAAGCCTCTGCATTGGTTGTAGAAGAAGGGGGACTGGCATCTCATACGGTAACTGTCGGAAAGGCCTTAGGGATACCTGTAATTATAGGTACTTATAATGCTACAAAAATACTTAAAAACGGTTCGGTAGTGACAGTTGACCCAAATAGGGGAATAGTGTACTACGGTTCCAATTGA
- a CDS encoding ferritin family protein yields the protein MEKIKDILKFAMKMEKDAENFYNYYMDRVESESIKNMFSELSKMEREHYEILKDKFEQLEFKEPPLTISWVVDDDSRVVDPSIIHFNSDLIGEDEKEMSDLTIIRMAYHMENDFVMFYKNAAAEAEDAEAKKFLEEIVKWEESHRDIFQKKYEELIKKHWKNITNIIFK from the coding sequence ATGGAGAAAATAAAAGATATTCTTAAGTTTGCCATGAAAATGGAAAAGGATGCAGAAAATTTTTATAATTACTACATGGATAGGGTGGAGTCAGAGTCTATAAAAAATATGTTTAGTGAGCTGTCTAAAATGGAAAGGGAGCACTATGAGATTTTAAAGGATAAATTTGAACAGTTGGAATTTAAAGAACCGCCTTTAACAATTTCCTGGGTGGTGGATGATGATTCTAGAGTGGTAGACCCTTCAATTATTCACTTCAACTCTGATTTAATAGGGGAAGATGAAAAGGAAATGTCAGATCTTACAATTATAAGAATGGCATATCATATGGAAAACGATTTTGTAATGTTTTATAAAAATGCAGCAGCAGAGGCAGAAGATGCAGAAGCAAAGAAGTTTTTAGAAGAGATTGTAAAGTGGGAAGAAAGTCACAGAGACATTTTTCAAAAAAAGTATGAGGAACTTATAAAGAAACATTGGAAGAATATAACTAACATTATTTTCAAGTAA
- a CDS encoding expansin EXLX1 family cellulose-binding protein, producing MKKFLCLFLTTILIQAFSFVSTCDKQGLVGDLNDDGIVNSIDATILKRFLLEVIDSLPVENPLWYADLDGDEMIDSNDYVILSRYILNIIDKFPKSTVPESPTPKPTPTPTSEPTPGTPAPGPTSEPVNVGAYPDWDRVRTSYATYTGSGYAGGACLLDPIPLDMEITALNPYDYNSYGIEAALAGAYLEVTGVKGTTVVYVTDLYPEGGDGALDLCPTSFDKIGNMADGRIDISWRIVAAPIDKNVSYRIKEGTSPSWVAIQVRDHKYPVLKMEIYQNGEWHDMKKMFWNHFIYENVDTTTPTIRITDIRGYVLTDVIDSLPGPGEIAEEAYIVPGNVQFPD from the coding sequence ATGAAAAAGTTTTTATGTTTGTTTTTAACTACCATTCTTATTCAAGCATTTAGTTTTGTTTCCACATGTGATAAACAAGGCTTAGTTGGGGACCTTAATGACGATGGAATTGTTAACAGTATTGATGCAACAATACTGAAAAGATTTTTATTAGAGGTTATAGACAGTTTGCCTGTTGAAAATCCTCTGTGGTATGCAGATTTGGACGGGGATGAAATGATAGACAGCAATGACTATGTAATTTTAAGCAGGTACATTCTCAATATAATTGATAAATTCCCAAAAAGCACAGTTCCTGAATCACCTACTCCTAAACCTACACCTACACCTACCTCTGAGCCTACACCTGGTACACCTGCTCCCGGACCTACTTCAGAGCCTGTTAATGTAGGAGCTTACCCGGATTGGGACAGAGTCCGCACAAGTTATGCAACATACACCGGCTCAGGATATGCAGGGGGAGCCTGCCTCCTTGATCCTATTCCGTTAGATATGGAAATAACAGCGCTAAATCCTTATGATTATAACAGCTATGGAATTGAAGCAGCACTGGCAGGGGCATACCTTGAAGTAACAGGCGTGAAGGGAACCACTGTTGTATATGTGACGGATTTATACCCGGAAGGCGGGGATGGTGCATTAGACCTTTGTCCAACATCCTTTGATAAAATAGGAAATATGGCAGACGGAAGAATTGATATCTCATGGCGGATTGTTGCCGCACCTATTGATAAAAATGTTTCATACAGAATAAAAGAGGGTACTTCCCCGTCCTGGGTGGCAATTCAAGTCAGGGACCACAAATATCCAGTTTTAAAAATGGAAATATATCAAAATGGTGAATGGCACGACATGAAGAAAATGTTCTGGAATCATTTTATTTATGAAAACGTAGATACAACCACACCTACAATAAGAATTACCGATATAAGAGGGTATGTTTTAACTGATGTAATTGACAGCCTTCCCGGTCCTGGTGAAATTGCTGAAGAAGCTTACATAGTTCCGGGTAATGTCCAGTTCCCGGATTAA
- a CDS encoding AEC family transporter, producing the protein MDFIIIFDQVSTLLILLLAGFITKRVGIINDAVNKKLSELLLMVTSPLLIFTSFLMEYEAEKLINALYVIGLGVVTFVISIFAAEKIFFTKQPQAKRAVIKSAIVFSNCGFMGFPLVDSIFGQEGVFYASMYLIVFNIVMWTYGMVIFSGKSDFNIKKMLTTPAMVAVYLGIIVFLFQINVPFPIKNAAQMIGNMTTPLSMIIIGAIIESANLKDALSDLQAYVLSAMRLLLMPLLAYFLVMFIDIPKIASDICIVVLAMPMSVNAAVFAERFEAEPLFASEVVTVSTLLSMLTIPIILRLL; encoded by the coding sequence GTGGACTTTATTATTATTTTTGACCAGGTTTCAACACTTTTGATTTTGTTATTGGCAGGATTTATAACAAAAAGAGTTGGGATTATTAACGATGCAGTAAATAAAAAATTATCAGAACTTTTGCTGATGGTAACATCACCTTTGCTGATTTTTACATCATTTTTGATGGAGTATGAAGCAGAAAAACTAATAAATGCTCTTTATGTTATAGGTTTAGGGGTTGTTACCTTTGTAATATCTATTTTTGCTGCAGAAAAAATATTTTTTACAAAGCAGCCGCAGGCTAAAAGGGCAGTGATAAAATCTGCAATAGTATTTTCCAATTGCGGGTTTATGGGGTTTCCACTTGTTGACAGCATATTTGGACAAGAAGGTGTTTTTTATGCATCCATGTATTTAATTGTTTTTAATATAGTAATGTGGACGTATGGAATGGTAATTTTTAGTGGAAAATCTGATTTTAATATAAAAAAAATGCTGACCACACCTGCAATGGTGGCAGTGTATTTAGGGATCATAGTGTTTTTATTTCAAATTAATGTACCATTCCCAATTAAAAATGCTGCACAAATGATTGGGAATATGACAACTCCTCTGTCCATGATTATAATAGGAGCTATAATTGAAAGTGCTAATTTAAAAGATGCTTTATCGGATTTACAAGCTTATGTTTTGAGCGCCATGCGTCTGCTTTTAATGCCGCTTTTAGCATATTTTTTAGTTATGTTCATAGATATACCAAAGATAGCTTCTGATATATGTATTGTTGTACTGGCAATGCCCATGTCGGTAAATGCTGCAGTTTTTGCGGAAAGATTTGAAGCTGAGCCGCTTTTTGCTTCAGAAGTGGTGACGGTATCCACATTGCTGTCCATGCTTACAATTCCTATTATACTGCGGTTGCTATGA
- a CDS encoding AbrB/MazE/SpoVT family DNA-binding domain-containing protein, which translates to MKSTGIVRKVDELGRIVLPIELRRSMDINEKDALEIFVDDDKIILKKYQPADIFTGSMEDLVDYKGKKVSKATIIELAKLAGLEVK; encoded by the coding sequence GTGAAATCTACTGGAATTGTAAGAAAAGTTGATGAATTAGGCAGGATTGTTTTACCAATTGAATTAAGAAGAAGTATGGACATTAATGAAAAGGACGCTTTGGAAATTTTTGTAGATGATGACAAAATAATATTAAAAAAATACCAGCCTGCTGATATCTTTACAGGAAGCATGGAAGACTTAGTTGACTATAAGGGCAAAAAAGTTTCCAAAGCAACTATAATAGAGTTGGCAAAATTAGCAGGTTTAGAAGTGAAGTAA
- a CDS encoding YggT family protein: protein MPSWYLKSRHGIYYALGVLEVLLAFRFIFKLLGANPVSGFVIFLYSITNIFTAPFAGIFESITTNGLSVQSVFEPATLIAMLVYGLIAWGIVKLIKINLLKDNYAK from the coding sequence ATGCCCTCATGGTATTTAAAAAGTCGTCATGGAATATATTACGCCCTCGGGGTTTTGGAAGTTTTGCTTGCATTCCGTTTTATTTTTAAACTTTTAGGTGCAAACCCTGTAAGCGGCTTCGTTATATTTTTATATTCCATAACCAACATATTCACTGCACCTTTTGCAGGAATATTTGAATCCATTACAACTAACGGTCTTTCTGTGCAATCAGTTTTTGAACCGGCAACATTAATCGCAATGTTGGTTTATGGATTAATTGCCTGGGGCATAGTAAAACTTATAAAAATAAACTTATTAAAAGACAATTATGCCAAATAA
- a CDS encoding sialate O-acetylesterase produces the protein MANNIKLSPLISDGMVLQRDAQVKIWGNAIPDECITLTFMDKAYSTKCDKDGYFEIVLNNLPPGGPYNMTISCKDVQKEIKDVLVGDVWVLGGQSNMELPILRTLDLYEDEVKNSENPDIRHFIVPLSYNFHKPQEDISGGNWISVNPEDVYEFSAVGYFFAKIINEKYKIPIGLIRTAVGGTPAEAWLSEKTVSKFERFLSSLNRCKDDDYVKNTIDTEQRRYSDWYKRLDEKDKGLCEKTVPWFSEEYDDRNWNTIYLPRSFKGTELEKIKGSIWFRKEIYLDEKPSKEKVKLILGTLVDADETYVNGMMVGNTEYRYPPRRYTFPADVLKKGKNIIAVRLIVTHNIGSFIKDMPYKLDLGGCKIDLTGQWKYCVGTEMERLEEFTFFQYKPTGVYNAMIYPLRKYSIKGILWYQGESNTGYPYDYKEIFEAVIEDWRNTWNMGEIPFLYVQLANYEDPNGGNGWCHLRERQRRALEIPNTGMAVTIDVGGYNELHPQNKKAVGERLALWAMNKAYGENLVCSGPIYKSHKVLGDKIQLFFDYVGSGLVCKGDKLCEFTICGEDGKFVEADAVIEGDTVVVSSGKVDNPVHVRYAWSNSPDRANLYNKEGLPASPFTTEELE, from the coding sequence GTGGCAAATAACATAAAACTATCACCGTTAATTAGTGACGGAATGGTTTTACAGAGGGATGCACAAGTTAAAATATGGGGAAATGCCATACCTGACGAATGTATAACTTTAACTTTTATGGACAAAGCATACAGCACAAAATGTGATAAAGACGGGTATTTTGAAATAGTGCTGAATAATTTACCCCCTGGTGGTCCTTATAATATGACAATAAGCTGCAAGGACGTGCAAAAGGAGATAAAGGATGTATTGGTTGGGGATGTATGGGTTTTAGGTGGTCAGTCAAATATGGAATTGCCTATTTTAAGGACTTTGGATTTATATGAGGATGAAGTTAAAAATTCAGAAAACCCGGATATCCGCCATTTTATTGTTCCTCTTTCATATAACTTTCATAAGCCACAGGAGGATATAAGCGGTGGCAATTGGATTTCAGTAAACCCTGAAGATGTATATGAATTTAGTGCAGTAGGGTATTTTTTTGCTAAAATAATTAATGAAAAATATAAAATTCCCATTGGTTTAATCAGAACTGCAGTTGGAGGAACGCCTGCAGAAGCATGGCTTAGCGAAAAGACTGTCAGTAAGTTTGAGAGGTTTCTTTCTTCTTTAAATAGATGTAAAGATGATGACTATGTTAAAAACACAATAGATACGGAACAACGCCGGTATAGTGACTGGTATAAGAGATTAGATGAAAAAGATAAAGGCCTTTGTGAAAAAACTGTTCCCTGGTTTAGTGAAGAGTACGATGACAGAAACTGGAATACCATTTATTTGCCCAGAAGCTTTAAAGGTACTGAACTTGAAAAGATAAAAGGTTCTATTTGGTTTAGAAAAGAGATATATTTAGATGAAAAACCTTCTAAAGAAAAAGTGAAGTTGATTCTTGGAACTTTAGTTGATGCAGATGAAACATATGTTAATGGTATGATGGTCGGCAATACAGAGTACCGCTATCCTCCAAGGAGGTATACATTTCCGGCGGATGTTCTGAAAAAAGGCAAAAACATTATAGCTGTAAGGTTGATTGTTACACACAACATTGGTTCTTTCATTAAGGATATGCCGTATAAACTGGATTTGGGAGGATGCAAAATAGATTTAACCGGTCAGTGGAAATATTGTGTAGGTACAGAAATGGAAAGACTTGAGGAATTTACATTTTTTCAATATAAACCTACCGGCGTGTATAATGCCATGATTTACCCCTTACGCAAATACAGTATAAAAGGTATACTGTGGTATCAGGGAGAATCTAATACAGGATACCCTTATGATTATAAAGAAATTTTTGAAGCGGTTATAGAAGATTGGAGAAATACTTGGAATATGGGGGAAATACCTTTCTTATATGTCCAATTGGCAAACTATGAAGATCCAAATGGCGGCAACGGCTGGTGTCATTTAAGAGAGAGACAGAGAAGGGCGCTGGAGATACCTAATACAGGAATGGCAGTGACAATTGATGTGGGAGGGTATAATGAACTGCATCCCCAGAATAAAAAAGCCGTGGGTGAGAGACTTGCCCTTTGGGCAATGAATAAAGCATATGGCGAAAATTTAGTTTGCAGCGGGCCTATTTATAAAAGTCATAAAGTACTTGGAGATAAAATCCAACTATTTTTTGATTATGTGGGAAGCGGACTTGTGTGCAAAGGTGACAAATTATGTGAATTTACCATATGCGGAGAAGACGGAAAGTTTGTAGAAGCTGATGCTGTAATAGAGGGTGATACAGTGGTTGTCAGCAGCGGTAAAGTTGATAACCCGGTGCATGTGAGATATGCGTGGTCTAACAGCCCGGACAGGGCAAACCTATACAACAAAGAAGGATTGCCTGCATCACCTTTTACAACGGAGGAGCTGGAGTAA
- a CDS encoding ISLre2 family transposase, which yields MYNSIQHFNEFGAKRIEKKIKNFIEEGKDLADLILGLKEDLFKLGRDILKEVLEDMDEYLRNCEIRKQYWEIIRKDKTSILTTFGTLSYNRTYFKHKENGNRQHLVDRIVGVEPHDRVSADVVINAIEEAADSSYRKAGEKATYIDEISKQAVMNKIHNIEIVEPEIKVDKKRKVKILYVEADEDHVALQQKSILRQNEKGKRNTIMPKLVYVHEGIDFEKSNKKRKVLKNVRYFGGVYNNSENLWLEVSEYIYKQYDVDFLETVYILGDGASWIRQGVNWLSKSKFVLDRYHLQKYVRVATTHLNDEAISQDLQDALNLSDKKKLTKVFKKIIEKTGDNESKIKAIKNAKRYILNNWDGIEIRSNRGIVGCSAEGHVSHVFSSRLSSRPKGWSRKGVEKMSKLIIYKKNGGKVYDIVMAQKQKKLAASRQEIQEKLIKELKKSSNRYESVWNSNLTVIHKGCKTGLYKELRRIIGICG from the coding sequence ATGTATAATAGTATACAACATTTTAATGAATTTGGGGCAAAAAGAATTGAAAAAAAGATAAAAAATTTTATTGAAGAAGGAAAAGACTTAGCTGATCTTATTCTTGGTCTGAAAGAAGATTTATTTAAACTTGGACGCGATATACTTAAAGAAGTGCTTGAAGATATGGATGAATATTTACGTAACTGTGAAATAAGGAAACAGTATTGGGAAATTATAAGAAAAGATAAAACATCTATTTTAACGACATTTGGAACACTAAGTTATAACAGGACATATTTTAAGCATAAGGAAAATGGTAATAGACAACACCTGGTCGACAGGATTGTAGGTGTAGAACCACATGACAGAGTAAGTGCCGATGTTGTAATTAATGCAATAGAAGAAGCAGCTGACAGCAGCTACAGAAAGGCAGGAGAAAAGGCGACATATATTGATGAAATCAGCAAACAAGCTGTGATGAATAAAATACATAATATTGAAATAGTTGAGCCTGAAATAAAAGTAGATAAAAAGAGAAAAGTAAAAATATTGTATGTTGAGGCAGACGAGGATCATGTAGCATTACAACAAAAAAGTATATTGAGACAGAATGAGAAGGGCAAGAGAAATACAATTATGCCAAAACTTGTATATGTGCATGAGGGAATTGACTTTGAAAAAAGTAATAAGAAGAGAAAAGTATTAAAGAATGTTCGATATTTTGGGGGTGTGTATAATAATTCAGAAAATTTGTGGCTTGAAGTATCGGAATACATATATAAACAATATGACGTTGATTTTTTAGAGACGGTGTATATATTAGGAGATGGGGCGTCATGGATAAGGCAAGGAGTTAACTGGCTTTCAAAAAGTAAATTTGTACTTGATAGATACCATCTTCAAAAATACGTAAGAGTTGCAACCACACATTTAAATGATGAAGCAATAAGCCAAGATTTACAGGACGCATTGAATTTATCTGATAAAAAAAAGCTAACAAAGGTTTTTAAAAAGATAATCGAAAAGACAGGCGATAATGAAAGTAAAATAAAGGCTATAAAAAATGCAAAGCGATATATTTTAAATAATTGGGATGGTATAGAAATAAGGTCAAACAGAGGAATAGTGGGTTGTAGTGCTGAAGGTCATGTGAGTCATGTATTTTCATCCCGTTTAAGTTCAAGACCTAAAGGCTGGTCGAGAAAAGGTGTAGAAAAGATGTCAAAGCTGATAATATACAAGAAGAATGGCGGTAAGGTATATGACATAGTTATGGCACAAAAACAAAAAAAGTTAGCAGCTAGTAGGCAAGAAATTCAGGAAAAATTAATTAAGGAATTAAAGAAGTCATCAAACAGGTATGAGAGTGTATGGAATAGTAATTTAACTGTTATTCATAAGGGGTGTAAAACTGGTTTATATAAAGAATTAAGGCGTATTATAGGTATATGCGGATAG
- a CDS encoding glycoside hydrolase family 43 protein, with the protein MANSSKPNQPLVTHIYTADPSAHVFEGKLYIYPSHDLDEVRESNDLGDQYNMEDYHVFSMDSIDSPCVDHGQVLHVKDVPWAKQQMWAPDAAFKNNTYYFYFPAKDKDGIFRIGVATSSSPAGPFKPQESYIPGSFSIDPAVFIDYDGRAYMYFGGLWGGQLEKWQTGEYNPDGKEPAKDQPALGPRVAELNDDMLTFKETPQEISIVDEDGNPILAGDEDRRYFEGPWMHKYNGYYYLSYSTGTTHYIVYAMSKNPKGPFVYKGRILNPVIGWTTHHSIVEFQGKWYLFYHDSSLSGGADNRRCMKYTEIKYNDDGTIQTIDPYK; encoded by the coding sequence ATGGCAAATTCTAGCAAACCTAACCAACCTTTAGTTACTCACATTTATACAGCAGACCCTTCTGCTCACGTGTTTGAAGGTAAGTTGTACATCTATCCTTCCCATGATCTTGATGAAGTAAGGGAATCAAATGATCTTGGGGACCAATACAATATGGAGGATTATCACGTTTTTTCTATGGATAGCATAGATTCTCCTTGCGTAGACCATGGTCAAGTGCTCCATGTTAAAGATGTGCCCTGGGCAAAACAACAAATGTGGGCACCTGATGCTGCTTTTAAAAATAATACTTATTATTTCTATTTCCCTGCAAAGGACAAGGATGGGATTTTTAGAATCGGGGTTGCAACAAGTTCATCCCCTGCAGGACCTTTTAAACCTCAAGAAAGTTATATTCCAGGCAGTTTTAGCATAGACCCTGCTGTTTTTATTGATTATGACGGCAGAGCATACATGTATTTTGGAGGTCTTTGGGGAGGACAGCTGGAAAAGTGGCAAACCGGGGAGTATAACCCTGACGGAAAAGAACCTGCTAAAGACCAGCCTGCTTTAGGACCTAGAGTAGCTGAACTAAATGATGATATGCTTACTTTTAAAGAAACACCTCAGGAAATATCCATAGTTGATGAAGACGGTAACCCTATACTTGCAGGTGATGAAGACAGAAGATATTTTGAAGGTCCATGGATGCATAAATACAACGGCTACTATTACCTTTCATATTCTACCGGTACTACTCACTATATTGTATATGCTATGAGTAAAAATCCTAAAGGACCGTTTGTATATAAGGGAAGGATACTTAACCCTGTTATAGGCTGGACTACCCATCACTCCATTGTTGAATTTCAGGGTAAGTGGTACTTATTTTATCATGACAGCTCCTTATCAGGCGGTGCTGATAACAGACGCTGCATGAAATATACAGAGATAAAATACAATGATGACGGGACCATTCAAACAATTGACCCATACAAGTAA